GGGACAGCGAGGGTTGCACTCGCGGGGATGTGGGAAGGAGtaatgctgctgctcctggtgcCACGACCTCACCATGTCCACCACGGAGCGGTACCTGCCACGGGAAGGCGGTGGTGTCAGCGGGCATCCCATTGCATCAACGCTACGCAAGAGCCTAAAAGCTGAACGTGGGGCCACACAGCTCCCCACCCTCCCTTACCTGCCCGAGTGGATGGAGAGGTTCTGCCCCACATACTTCATCAGCTGGGGGGGGCCGTGCTCCCACACGCACCGTGCAGCCCACGCCTCTGCTGCCCTGGCCAGACGTTCATCCCACACCTGGcaggggaaaggggaaggacAGGGGGGGGGTTGggctgctggggggggaggCAAGAGGAGAAACCCGCTCCTTATGTTCAGAGAGGCACCgaggagctgctcctgctctgctgctgggacagctgCTTCCTTCATGCATTATTTAAAGCTTCCTCACCCATCCTGAAGTACGTGGGGAATGAGCCTCAGCCAATGCCTTGGAGAGTTATTTGGCAGGCAGGCTTTTAGGATGCCCTGGGTGTCTGGCACAGAGTTTGCAGGCAGGAATGCCTCTCTGTGGCTGCTGGttgttttgtgggttgtttttttttaatgagatgcTACAAGGAGAGATTCACAGGGACGTGTCCCCCTGCTTATATCTGTCAAAAGGTCTGGATGGCAAACTGTGGGCAGCAAACCCCTCAGGCACAGAAGGGTTTTGCCCCAGCTGCACAGTGGGGAGACCAAGGGGGACAGCCTGATGATGGAGGTGTCCCTTCCTGGGGTGGGATGCTGGTGACCCTGTCACTGGAGTGCATGCGTCCCTGGaccagcagctgtgccagctttGCAGGTCAGAGGCACCTGAAGCACATCCTGGAGGCATGGAAACTCCAGGAGATGTCAGGAACTCCTGACCGCTTGTGGCCCATGCACAGGGTGGGCATGCTGGAGTGCTTCAGGCTGCTAGGAGCTGGTCCATACCCACCCAGGTGCCTGAGGGCACTGCAGTGTTGCCAGCAGTTCAGTGCCTCCCAGAACACCTGCAGACACGAGTGAGGATGGcagctccctgcactgctgggacAGTGGGAAAACCCCACTTCCAGCCCTGGGACAGGGAGATAAGGACACACATATGCCCCAGCTCTAGCATGGCATGCAGCAGTCGCACCCAGTATCCACTCCCACCTCTCTCCTGGGGGAAATCTCTGGTCATACAGCGCTCTGCCCCACACCTGGGATCCATAATATCCCCAGGACAGGCACAGAGCCACAACACAACAGGCACAGGCGATGCACACTCACCATGTACTCCATGTTGGCAGCGGGGGGGGACACCTGCGCCCGCACCTGGTTGTGGTAGTCCAGGATGGCATTCATGTCACGGGGGGACAGAtaccggcggcggcggctccggggCATCCCTGCACCTGGAGCTGGACCCGTCCTTGTGCTGCTTGGAGGGGACAGGAGCTCGGTGGCGTTGGGCAGCACCAAGGAGCTGGACTCTTGGGCCAGCCAGCAGAGCATGCTGGTGAAGCAGAGGTGCAAGTGCAGCAGCGGCATTGCAGCGTGGATCTCTCGTCCCCGCTCCTGGAGTGTGCTGCTGGAAGAGAAAACATGACCTGCACCGCTTCACTTTGCATTTGCTCATGCAAATCCCATTGCTCCAAGTAAATGGGTACTCATAGAACCGTAGAATATTCCAAGTTGGAGGGGACCCTTAAGGATCATCAGGTccagctcctttcctttcctttgtccTTTTCAAAAGAAGCGTTTTAAGTGAAGCTCTGATAACCTGCAGCTCCCGCTCGCTTGGCACAGTAACactgtgagcagcagggagctgtcTGCGGAATTCCTTCTCTCGTCTCTTTTAAGAGATAGCAGTGCAGGATCTGCCCCAGTTTTCATCCATCCCACCTACCTGCTGCACGGGGCTCCCAAGGGGCACAGTGAGAGCCTGCCCCATCCCCTGCAACATCTGTATGGTGAGAAAACAACCGGAACAAAACGGAAAACACCCCAAACAATAAGTTTTAAAAGAGCAAGAAATCCTTATTGAGTCCTTCCCTTGGGGGGAAGCAAAATAAACCACCACAAAAGCaggataaaaaaatacaaagggaaATGCTGGAATCTGCTCATCCTTCAGCCATCGCATCCCTGAGCGCTCCCGCTCGCAGCCCACATACCtgaaagcactgagcagagcGCAGCCGAGCCCGGCACCGCGCGGGGCCAACCTGGTTGGGCAAACAACCTGTGCTGGACGCGTGTGCCAGAGATTTAACCCCGGCGAGGCGGGCAGCCCGCGGCAGCGTGACGCACAAACTGCATCCTAACTCGTCCCCCCGGGAACGTGCTGAGGTTTGGGGAGAGCTCTGCCGGGCGGTTTATAGCCGGCTCTCGGTGCACGCCTCTTGCACACGCAGCTGCTGTTGAGCCCCACGCGCTGCTGGAGGGAgaagccagcagagctctgtgtggcGCTCCGGCAAGCAGGaaagctgtttgtttcagtgatgtttgttgttgtttttatgagaTATCTACAAGGAAAGATTCCCCGGGATGTgtccctgtgctcacatccccCATTGGGTCTGGATGGGGAGCGATGGACTGGAAACCCCGCAGGCACAGAGGGGTTTTGCCCCAGCGGAGCAATGAGGGGACGTGGGGGGACCCTGGTGCTGTGCAAGCTGATGGCAGCAATGTGCCTTCCCAGGGTGGGATGCTGGTGACCCTGTCACTGGGGTGCATGGCAGCTGTCCTGCATGGAccgtgctgcagcagcaggtgtgtGTCCCTATAGCATCCCGAGCGTTGTTCCCAAAGGCTGGCAGAGTGATTACTGCTGCCAAAGTGACTCCTCACCCCAGTGCTGTGTGGGAGCGaccctggggctgctgcagccattTCTAGCACTGTGAACACTGCGTACTGGGgggaagctgctgctcaggcagGAGAAAAGGATAAGATGCTGCAGGGACCATAGTTTGGTGGCTGCTGTGCTTGTTCATAGCAACCTGCAACTGGGGATGCTCTAAGCCTTCCCAACACAGATGCACACCATTTGTAACCACAGTGGCAGGGCTGCAAGGCAAGAAGCCTGGCACAGGCTGAGCATCACCAGCAAACCACAGTGCAACACAGTGGGACAAAGGGGCTCGAGGAGCACCACACCCACATGTGGAGTGGGAATAGCAGCCCAGTGCAGAGGTGTGCATGCCACTGCAGCCTCTCCTTGCCCTGGGGCTCTGCTGGAATATTCCCCTGTGCACATTTTTGGCCGTGCTCAAGCTTTTGTGGAATTTGCTCTCCTGTAGAGCTGCTCTTGAGGGTGGCGGGAGATATGTGCTGGAGGGATGTTCCAGGCTGCACCCCGTGGAGCCAGCCTCTGCATCTGACATAGCAGCTAGCCTAGGAAGGGCATCAAGGCTGCTTTATTGGGAGGCTTTTTTGGTTATTTATTACTTCACAAAAGACAGAGCCCTGCATAGTGAATGCTCATCCAGTGCCATGGGCTGCAAAGCTGTGCATTTGAGCTCTTGTTTGCCTGGTTTGATGTGCATTGGTGTGATGGCCTGGGGAGGTGGACCTGCTGCACTCCTGCTGTTGTGCAGGAGCCGATCTGCAAGCAGCCCTGCTTGGGGACAACAGGGGGTTTGCCCTGGGTGTAGAGAGAAAGTGCTGCTTAATCAGCACTCTGCGAGACAATCCGAATTCCAGGAACTGGAGGGGCTTGTGTCCCTGCCAGGCGTAATATCCTGCAGCCCAGACTGGCCTGGCTGCCAAAGCACACGGcatctgcagagagcagtgtgCAGGGAGCCAAGAAGCACACGCATtcagctggaggcagcagcagtgccgGCAAACTCGTTTTAATGTGCatcagtggaaagaaaagagataaatCACTGGGTTTGCAGTCTCGGCAAGGATGCAGACCAGTGCTTTTAGGGCTGATGCACATTGCAGGGCTCCTCAGGCACGTCCATGTGTCCTCCAGCAGCCACACATAGAGGTAGAAGTGGGGCCGTCCACATGCAGGATGGAGTGGGGTGAGGCTGGGGCTGAGACCTGACTGGCACCCCTGGGCTCAGAGGTGGTTCTGCCCTTCACCAGGTGCAACAAAGCAAGGCTGCCCTGGTGCTGACCCTGGCAGGGCAGGAAGGGAGACTGTgacactttgcatttccaaagcCATGCAGTGGTCAAACACATCAGAAGCCTGCTTTCTCCTCCTGGATCACAGGAGGGAGTTCTCCTCCTGACTTAGAGGTTGGAAGATTTGATCTCCATATTTTACATGATAAGAAAACCCAAGCTGACCTCTCACACTTTTATTTGTGTACTTTGGAAGGGAACACACAGATAAACTGTCACCTGAGCATTTTCTTCAGGACTGACATTTTTCAAATGACTCCTCCAAAGCATCCCAATTGTCATTTCCTATGGCAGGGAGATGTCAGCATCCTGGTAATGCCCAGACCATGCTCCTCAACTCCTCCAGGCTATAATGAAGCCAAGATTTCATTCTGAATTGGACAGTGTGCCCATTACCCAAGACAGAGATGGATCCCAAAGCCTGAGGACTTCAAAACTGTCCTTATGGTTAATTAGGAGCATCTCTGTGGAATGTTAGGCCCTTTTGAACTGGGCTGAACCCTGAAGGAGGGATGCAGAAGGCAACAATTGAGCTGTGGGGTGAATTCCCAGCTGCCCTTCATGGCCAAAACACAGGCACATGGCATTGGGATGGGCTTCCACCTGgcagatgaaggaaaggctgttgatgtggtctacttagacttcagcaaagtttttgacactgtctcccaaTACATTCTCCTGgggaagctggcagcccatgccCGGCACAGCTACATTCTTTGCTGGGTAGAAAACTGGCTGGAGGGATGGGccaagagagtggtggtgaatggagttcaATCCAACAGGTGGCCAGTCATGAATGGAGCTCCCCAAGGGCTGGTATTGTAGCCAGCCCTCTTTgatatctttactgatgatctggatgagggaattgagaGTACCTTCAGTAAAGAGGTGCAGGTGGCCCCATCATGGGGGGAAGatttgatctgcctgagggcaGGAAGGCCCCACAAAGGGACGCAGACTCCTTGCAATGCCATTTACAGGAACCAGAGAAAGCCTGAAGCAAGACAGTCTGTGTGCACTTACCGGAGCTTGTGGGGTGATGTATTAACAGCTCAGGATCTTTTGTGGAGTGAAGTGCAAACCACTTGTTTGGGGCATTGAGGCAGTGGTGTCCCCGTGCCCTCCATCAAAGCGCACACCCTTAGGCTAACAGGATCTGAAGTGATCTCTTCCCTAAATAGGGAGGTTACAGAAACCACCTCTCCAAGCGTGCCTGAAGCCAAGGTACCCCCATGCCACGAGGATGGCGCTGAGGAGCTCTGCCAGCCCCAGGGAATAATTGAGGCCTTTGAAAGGTGAGAAATGTTTCCGCAGGCTCTAGAAATAAATGTCTCTGAAGTTGGATGCTGCGGACGGTAGTTTCTTGCAAAGGTGTAGTTTACAGTAACTGGGCTAAGTTTAGAAATCCACTTACCAGACCGTGGGGATACTGCTCTCAGCACCACGCAAAAGACAGTTAATTTGCTGTGGATGCCATCAGTCTCACAAACGCAGCAGGGAGTGTTTCTGTGTGATGTTTCAGTGCGCTTGTTGCTCGGTGTCTGCATGCTCAGCTGTTGGGCTCAGTGGCAGGAAACACATCAGTCAAACACATCGGTCCTTTGAATAGCCACAATGTTCAGCCTCTGTCCCATGATGCTGGTGCAAGAGTCCTGGTGGCAGCTCCCCATGCCCTGCCACTATCAGATCCTCCACAGCATGAccattttctgctattttcccCCCAGTATCTGGTGACCCACTGCCTGCAGCTATTGCACCCATGCTGGCCATGGAAGTacaggctgagcagcagctcctagtgccagcagagctgctgttggggGCTACAGCAACACAGCCCCCAAGGCCCACACCCGGTGAAGTCAGGACACCCTGGCAGCCTCACTGTGTAATTTTCTTGCTTGGACAGGTGTATGCCACAGCTTGATTGAAGCCCCTGTGTACTCAGCTTGTGCAATTTTTTCTCTCCAAGACCAAAATtaagacagaaacagagcacCTGGCACTGACCC
This genomic window from Excalfactoria chinensis isolate bCotChi1 chromosome 15, bCotChi1.hap2, whole genome shotgun sequence contains:
- the R3HDML gene encoding peptidase inhibitor R3HDML; amino-acid sequence: MPLLHLHLCFTSMLCWLAQESSSLVLPNATELLSPPSSTRTGPAPGAGMPRSRRRRYLSPRDMNAILDYHNQVRAQVSPPAANMEYMVWDERLARAAEAWAARCVWEHGPPQLMKYVGQNLSIHSGRYRSVVDMVRSWHQEQQHYSFPHPRECNPRCPSKCSSSVCSHYTQMVWASSNRLGCALQACSNVHVWGSTWRRTVLLVCNYAIKGNWIGEAPYKIGRPCSACPPAYGGVCSNNMCFTGLKSNQVSWF